In Oncorhynchus clarkii lewisi isolate Uvic-CL-2024 chromosome 16, UVic_Ocla_1.0, whole genome shotgun sequence, one genomic interval encodes:
- the LOC139367733 gene encoding amphoterin-induced protein 3, which yields MTSLFSPDTVVLLCLLLHSTEGTCPSICLCTSDTLSCGSQGLTRLPLLLPPTTVTLDLSYNRLGWLGPGSFSSLPKLDTLRLANNQLTTLGHGVFQNTSSLRHLDLSSNRLRVLEQHFLQGLWRLEELLLYNNHITRVEGGTLSGLSSLRKAYFSLNQVTEFPFFSIRDHSHPFLTMLDLSSNRMTTLPWEDVKALPGSVQKGLYLHNNSLVCECSMYSVFWHWEQRGFDSVRDFTDEHTCLIYGEPRASVRFLRHSLYFQNCTVGKVVSLPMAVLLSNLMVNEGERVHLDCQTSLRGKELSYTWVSPNQEYLTQTSFNDTLINVFPNGTLEIPAAKMKDSGLYLCTALDYKHMLNATREVNVTVIRPMPDTFNTGYTTLLGCVVTLVVILMYLYLTPCRCGCCKQPLPPAIPIPAYDPNTLASIFSPTLSNRDPTKANINKRVVFMEPLMEEQNGDLRATLAREQPGLQWEWGASGLS from the coding sequence AtgacctccctcttctctccagaCACTGTAGTGCTGCTgtgcctcctcctccactccacagAGGGAACCtgcccctccatctgtctctgcaCCTCAGACACACTGAGCTGTGGCTCCCAGGGCCTCACCAGACTGCCCCTCCTCCTGCCCCCCACCACCGTCACCCTCGACCTCAGCTACAACCGGCTGGGCTGGCTGGGCCCCGGCAGCTTCTCCAGCCTGCCCAAACTGGACACCCTCCGCCTGGCAAACAATCAGCTCACGACGCTGGGCCATGGGGTCTTCCAGAACACCTCCAGCCTCCGTCACCTGGACCTGTCCTCCAACAGGCTGCGGGTGCTGGAGCAGCACTTCCTGCAGGGTCTGTGGAGGCTGGAGGAGCTGCTGCTCTACAACAACCATATCACCCGCGTGGAGGGTGGGACGCTGAGCGGTCTGAGCAGTCTCAGGAAGGCTTACTTCAGCCTCAACCAAGTCACAGAATTCCCCTTCTTTTCCATACGGGACCACAGTCATCCGTTTCTCACCATGTTGGACCTGTCCTCCAACCGTATGACCACGCTACCCTGGGAGGATGTGAAGGCACTGCCGGGGTCAGTGCAGAAGGGGCTGTACCTCCATAACAACTCTCTGGTGTGTGAGTGTTCCATGTACAGTGTGTTCTGGCACTGGGAGCAGAGGGGCTTTGACTCAGTCAGGGACTTCACAGATGAGCACACCTGCCTGATCTACGGCGAGCCGCGCGCCTCGGTCCGATTCCTCCGACACTCCCTCTACTTCCAAAACTGCACAGTGGGGAAGGTGGTCTCTTTGCCCATGGCTGTTCTCCTCTCCAACCTCATGGTGAACGAGGGGGAGAGGGTCCATCTGGACTGCCAAACCTCCCTCAGAGGTAAAGAGCTGTCATACACATGGGTCTCTCCAAATCAGGAATACCTGACCCAGACGAGCTTCAACGACACCCTCATCAACGTGTTCCCTAACGGGACCTTGGAGATCCCAGCAGCCAAGATGAAGGACTCGGGACTCTACTTGTGTACAGCCCTGGACTACAAACACATGCTGAATGCAACCAGGGAGGTGAATGTCACCGTGATCCGCCCCATGCCTGACACCTTCAACACGGGCTACACCACCTTACTGGGTTGTGTGGTCACCCTGGTAGTCATCCTAATGTACCTCTACCTAACGCCCTGCCGCTGTGGGTGCTGTAAGCAGCCCCTGCCTCCGGCCATCCCGATCCCTGCCTATGACCCAAACACCCTGGCCTCCATCTTCTCCCCCACACTGAGCAA